A window from Sulfurovum sp. TSL1 encodes these proteins:
- a CDS encoding SPFH domain-containing protein, giving the protein MEMLNIVIILVIAVIVTLYKGINIVPQGEEWVVERLGKFTRTLTPGLNIIIPYLESVRERVSTRDLILDIPEQEVITKDNAVIHTNAVTFARVTNPRDAIYGIEDFRVAIQQLVMTTLRSILGEMSLDDALSNREHIKAKLKDSIIDDVADWGVTVKSVEIQDINPSASMQASMERQAAAERERRAIETTAEGNKNAAILEADGKLEAAKREAQAQVALANASAEAIRMISENIKDQELPAMFLLGDRYISSLEQISKSDNSKFVIYPADLQGAIKGMLGNVFKK; this is encoded by the coding sequence ATGGAAATGTTAAATATCGTTATTATACTCGTCATTGCGGTGATCGTTACGCTCTACAAAGGGATCAATATCGTTCCTCAGGGAGAAGAGTGGGTAGTAGAGAGACTAGGTAAATTTACGCGAACACTTACCCCGGGTCTCAACATTATTATCCCTTATCTTGAATCCGTAAGAGAGCGTGTCTCTACGAGGGACCTTATTTTGGACATTCCTGAACAAGAGGTCATCACCAAAGACAATGCAGTCATCCACACCAATGCTGTCACATTTGCTCGTGTGACCAATCCTAGAGATGCCATTTACGGTATAGAGGATTTTAGGGTTGCCATACAGCAGCTTGTCATGACCACCTTACGTTCTATACTTGGAGAGATGAGCCTTGATGATGCACTCTCAAACCGTGAACACATTAAAGCTAAACTCAAAGACTCCATTATTGATGATGTTGCCGACTGGGGTGTCACAGTCAAATCTGTTGAGATACAAGACATTAATCCCAGTGCTTCTATGCAGGCCTCCATGGAGAGACAGGCAGCAGCAGAGAGAGAAAGACGTGCCATAGAGACCACCGCTGAAGGTAACAAAAATGCTGCCATCTTAGAAGCAGACGGTAAACTAGAAGCGGCTAAAAGAGAAGCACAAGCGCAGGTTGCACTGGCAAATGCTTCAGCAGAAGCTATCCGTATGATAAGCGAAAACATAAAGGATCAGGAACTTCCTGCCATGTTCTTGCTGGGTGACAGATATATCAGTTCTTTAGAACAGATCAGTAAAAGTGACAATTCAAAATTTGTGATTTACCCTGCCGATCTGCAAGGTGCGATTAAAGGTATGTTGGGGAATGTCTTTAAAAAGTAA
- a CDS encoding NfeD family protein: MIEFLNETVLWWHWIVFGVALLIWDMSMGTFFVLGLGIAAIIVGILDTFLDTSFTMELTIWMILSIVVIAVWFKWFREEPVTESGQSNYRLDTLGVVMEDIQPHSRGKVTFDTPVLGNTSWHAISKVDIDQGTRVKIVQISGQLIEVEPITTN; the protein is encoded by the coding sequence TTGATCGAATTTCTCAACGAAACTGTTTTGTGGTGGCATTGGATCGTTTTTGGTGTGGCACTGCTTATTTGGGATATGAGTATGGGGACATTTTTTGTCCTTGGACTGGGAATTGCTGCCATTATCGTAGGTATACTGGACACGTTTTTAGACACCTCTTTTACCATGGAACTCACCATTTGGATGATACTCTCCATAGTTGTCATTGCTGTATGGTTCAAGTGGTTCAGAGAAGAGCCTGTGACGGAGAGCGGACAGTCGAACTACAGACTCGATACCTTGGGTGTGGTGATGGAAGATATACAACCACACAGCAGAGGAAAAGTCACTTTTGACACACCTGTGCTGGGAAACACTTCCTGGCATGCGATCTCTAAAGTAGATATAGACCAAGGTACACGTGTGAAGATCGTACAGATCAGTGGACAGCTCATAGAAGTTGAGCCTATCACTACAAACTAA
- the ilvC gene encoding ketol-acid reductoisomerase, producing MSTLNVYYDKDCDINIIKSKTVAMIGFGSQGHAHAENLRDSGVNVVIGVREGGSSWKKAAAKGFEVLCVADATAKADVVMILLPDENQAEIYKNEIEPNLKEGATIAFGHGFNIHYGRIIPRADINVTMIAPKAPGHTVRSEFVRGGGIPDLIAVGQNPSGTTKELALSYASAIGGGRTAIIETTFKDETETDLFGEQAVLCGGAASLVQAGFETLTEAGYAPELAYFECLHELKLIVDLMFEGGIADMRYSISNTAEYGDYVSGKRVINEQSKQAMKEILKEIQDGRFAKDFILEGQAGYPRMNAERNNDKEKLITKTGNKLREMMPWISANKIVDQETN from the coding sequence ATGTCAACTTTAAATGTATATTATGACAAAGACTGTGATATTAACATCATCAAGTCAAAAACAGTAGCAATGATCGGTTTCGGTTCACAAGGACATGCACATGCAGAAAACCTTAGAGATTCAGGTGTCAATGTTGTTATTGGTGTAAGAGAAGGTGGTTCATCTTGGAAAAAAGCTGCGGCTAAAGGCTTTGAAGTACTTTGCGTTGCAGATGCTACAGCAAAAGCCGATGTGGTTATGATCCTTCTTCCGGATGAGAACCAGGCTGAGATCTATAAAAATGAGATCGAACCTAACCTTAAAGAGGGTGCGACTATCGCATTTGGACACGGATTCAACATCCATTACGGAAGAATCATTCCAAGAGCAGACATCAATGTTACAATGATCGCACCAAAAGCACCGGGACATACGGTTCGTTCTGAGTTCGTAAGAGGTGGTGGTATCCCGGATCTTATCGCGGTTGGTCAAAACCCATCTGGTACAACTAAAGAGTTGGCACTTTCTTATGCATCAGCTATCGGTGGTGGTAGAACAGCGATCATCGAAACTACATTTAAAGATGAAACTGAAACGGATCTTTTCGGAGAGCAGGCAGTACTTTGTGGTGGAGCTGCTTCACTCGTACAAGCTGGTTTCGAAACATTGACGGAAGCTGGTTATGCTCCCGAGCTTGCATACTTTGAATGTCTTCACGAGCTTAAGCTTATCGTTGACCTTATGTTCGAAGGCGGGATCGCTGACATGAGATACTCTATCTCTAACACAGCAGAATATGGTGACTATGTTTCTGGTAAAAGAGTCATCAACGAGCAGTCAAAACAAGCGATGAAAGAGATCTTAAAAGAGATCCAAGATGGTAGATTTGCTAAAGACTTTATCCTTGAAGGACAAGCAGGTTACCCAAGAATGAATGCTGAGCGTAACAATGACAAAGAGAAGTTGATTACTAAAACAGGTAATAAACTTCGTGAAATGATGCCATGGATATCAGCAAACAAGATCGTAGACCAAGAAACTAACTAG
- a CDS encoding divergent polysaccharide deacetylase family protein gives MANQPKRTTTKSSPRKKPAQKSRGRKPAKGSTFKKSLLIVLGVFLMIAMVVFGYFLGRQDRIHAQRPKTQTFKQDTKESTKKLLEGLSKIKTETPREKQEVAVQKTPKEEKKTSTRPLFPKEVNHEKVVTKAEVPKAKITHHKIASDSMQKPKLVIIIDDVSTSSQLKDIQATGIKITPSIFPPSQRSGASHRLARGLEHYMIHLPMESGTAQFNRQAKTLMTNFDQEEIEARVKELRILFPTARYINNHTGSVFTDNYVEMRTLYRALRKEGFVFVDSRTIASTKVPMIAEEFGDTYVARDTFIDNEQTVPYIHRQLQKAVKKAKKRGYAIAIGHPHPMTMKALSSAAAILNEVELVYLDELYQ, from the coding sequence ATGGCAAATCAACCCAAAAGAACAACTACGAAATCTTCTCCCAGAAAAAAACCGGCACAAAAGAGCAGAGGTAGAAAGCCTGCAAAGGGCTCTACTTTCAAAAAAAGTCTTTTGATCGTTCTAGGTGTTTTTTTGATGATAGCTATGGTTGTTTTTGGATATTTTCTGGGTCGGCAGGATAGGATACATGCTCAAAGGCCAAAAACACAGACCTTTAAGCAAGATACCAAAGAGAGTACAAAGAAACTTTTAGAGGGTCTCTCAAAGATCAAAACAGAGACACCACGTGAAAAACAGGAAGTGGCTGTTCAAAAGACACCAAAGGAAGAAAAAAAGACTTCTACCAGACCTTTATTCCCAAAAGAAGTGAACCATGAGAAGGTCGTTACAAAAGCAGAGGTCCCAAAGGCTAAGATCACACATCACAAGATAGCTTCAGATAGTATGCAAAAACCAAAACTCGTGATCATTATAGATGATGTCTCTACAAGCAGTCAGCTCAAGGATATACAAGCAACAGGTATCAAGATCACCCCATCCATATTTCCCCCGTCGCAGCGTTCCGGGGCTTCACACAGATTGGCAAGAGGCTTAGAACATTATATGATCCACCTCCCGATGGAGTCTGGCACTGCACAATTTAACCGACAGGCCAAAACACTTATGACGAATTTTGATCAAGAAGAGATTGAAGCCAGAGTGAAAGAGCTTCGCATACTTTTCCCTACAGCACGTTATATCAATAACCATACAGGTTCTGTATTTACAGACAACTATGTTGAGATGCGGACACTCTATAGGGCACTTCGTAAAGAAGGATTTGTCTTTGTGGATAGTCGAACGATCGCTTCGACCAAAGTCCCCATGATAGCCGAAGAGTTTGGTGATACCTATGTGGCAAGAGATACCTTTATAGACAATGAACAGACTGTCCCTTATATTCATAGACAGCTTCAAAAGGCAGTGAAGAAGGCCAAGAAAAGAGGGTATGCCATCGCTATAGGGCATCCGCATCCAATGACCATGAAAGCGCTCTCAAGTGCAGCAGCCATTTTGAACGAGGTAGAACTGGTCTATTTGGATGAGCTTTACCAATAA
- a CDS encoding DNA-processing protein DprA: MSQILTQYIPALEGMKKYPSTLFYKGHLDLLQRPKVSIVGTRRPSNYTRHSTYMLANALAKRGVCVVSGAAMGVDTIAHTGAGEENTIAVVANGLDIRYPAVNQDLISGIEDKGLMLSQFNDGFRATGWSFVVRNELVVALGDILVVTEADLNSGSMRSVEYALKMGKEIFVLPQRLNESLGTNQLLHTMKATAIHDIEVFASTFGQIADDGLEKDDFFYFCQKSPTFDESLKKFGDRVYEAELAGIITIQNGIVRLS; this comes from the coding sequence ATGAGTCAAATACTCACCCAATATATACCTGCTTTAGAGGGAATGAAGAAGTATCCATCCACACTTTTTTATAAGGGGCATTTGGATCTGCTGCAGCGACCTAAGGTCTCTATAGTGGGAACAAGACGCCCTTCAAACTACACACGTCACTCTACCTACATGCTTGCCAATGCTTTAGCCAAACGAGGGGTATGCGTGGTCAGTGGTGCAGCCATGGGAGTCGATACGATCGCACACACCGGAGCAGGAGAAGAGAATACCATAGCAGTGGTAGCCAACGGATTGGATATACGTTATCCTGCGGTCAATCAAGATCTTATATCCGGTATAGAGGATAAGGGACTAATGCTTAGCCAGTTCAATGATGGTTTCAGAGCTACAGGATGGAGTTTTGTGGTACGAAATGAGCTTGTCGTTGCACTCGGGGATATCCTTGTCGTTACAGAAGCGGATCTCAACAGTGGTTCCATGCGTTCGGTTGAGTATGCGTTAAAGATGGGTAAAGAGATCTTTGTACTTCCCCAAAGGCTCAACGAAAGTTTGGGCACGAATCAGTTGTTGCACACGATGAAAGCCACAGCGATACATGATATAGAGGTATTTGCCTCTACGTTTGGGCAGATCGCGGATGATGGGCTGGAAAAAGATGATTTTTTTTATTTTTGCCAAAAATCACCTACGTTTGATGAGAGTCTTAAAAAGTTTGGTGACAGGGTGTATGAAGCAGAGCTTGCGGGGATCATTACGATACAAAATGGAATTGTAAGATTGTCTTAG
- a CDS encoding TlpA disulfide reductase family protein produces the protein MKKLFSISLLLFSLVTYTHAAEDKRYLAEMTMTDITGKTYDVSGTEQGLNIKGLEGKVIFLEFFGHKCPPCLASIPHLIKLQEKYKETLAIVSIEVQGYTHEEVKKFAEEKGMNYIVASEEKAPELVNYIQQRAQWRGSIPFLVAMDTKGDVQFVQAGMLPEASLEELISQLSKTAK, from the coding sequence ATGAAAAAATTATTCTCGATATCTCTTCTACTCTTCTCACTCGTAACCTATACCCACGCTGCTGAAGATAAAAGATATTTAGCAGAAATGACCATGACCGATATCACGGGGAAAACCTATGATGTATCAGGTACGGAACAGGGGCTCAACATTAAAGGCCTTGAAGGGAAAGTCATCTTTCTAGAATTTTTCGGACACAAATGTCCTCCTTGTCTCGCTTCCATTCCACATTTGATCAAACTTCAAGAAAAATATAAAGAGACCTTAGCCATTGTCTCTATTGAGGTGCAGGGCTATACCCATGAAGAGGTCAAAAAATTTGCAGAAGAGAAGGGGATGAACTACATTGTAGCCTCCGAAGAGAAAGCACCTGAATTGGTAAACTATATTCAGCAGAGAGCACAATGGAGGGGAAGTATCCCTTTCTTGGTCGCTATGGACACAAAGGGAGATGTACAGTTTGTACAGGCAGGTATGCTCCCCGAAGCTTCACTGGAAGAACTCATTTCACAACTCTCCAAAACAGCCAAATAG
- a CDS encoding glycoside hydrolase family 3 protein, producing MIKKVLLLCLFLGTYTWAQGLALEKRIGQMLMVGFHGTHASKESQICKDIETYNLGAVILFDYNPVDKTKPKNIASKEQLARLTQDLQACSSDGKLLIAVDQEGGKVQRLKRRYGFYGQFPKASDVTKMDQNSIKETYTKMSEELSSVGINYDLAPVVDLDINRKNHVIHGLGRSFGKDPEVVAAYASAFIDAMHSHGVLTSIKHFPGHGSSVGDTHKGFVDVTNLWQEVELEPYRLLKEKADTVMVAHVFNQKIDATYPASLSYKTITKLLRWKLGYHGVVITDDLQMGAISQKYGLKNTLRLAINAGDDILLIGNQLDPKKTVTTQTLVETISSLVQSGEVTEEHINRAYKRIQGLKKRL from the coding sequence ATGATAAAAAAAGTTTTATTGCTGTGTCTGTTTTTAGGTACGTATACATGGGCACAAGGGTTGGCACTTGAAAAGAGAATAGGCCAAATGCTTATGGTCGGTTTTCATGGCACGCATGCATCCAAAGAGAGTCAGATATGTAAAGATATAGAAACCTATAACCTTGGAGCGGTGATTCTATTTGACTATAACCCGGTGGATAAAACGAAACCGAAGAATATTGCCAGCAAAGAACAATTGGCCAGGCTGACCCAAGACCTGCAGGCATGCAGCAGTGACGGAAAATTACTGATCGCTGTAGATCAAGAGGGCGGAAAGGTGCAACGACTTAAACGCAGGTACGGCTTTTACGGTCAATTCCCCAAAGCTTCTGATGTGACCAAAATGGATCAAAACAGCATCAAAGAGACCTATACAAAAATGAGTGAGGAACTCAGCAGTGTGGGGATCAATTACGATCTTGCCCCTGTGGTAGATCTGGATATCAATAGAAAGAACCATGTTATTCATGGCTTAGGACGTTCCTTTGGCAAAGATCCTGAAGTGGTAGCAGCGTATGCTTCTGCATTCATCGATGCCATGCACAGTCACGGTGTACTTACCTCCATCAAGCATTTTCCCGGACACGGCTCGTCGGTTGGTGATACCCACAAAGGTTTTGTGGATGTGACGAACCTTTGGCAGGAAGTCGAACTGGAACCTTACAGACTTTTGAAAGAGAAAGCCGATACCGTTATGGTGGCCCATGTTTTTAACCAAAAGATAGATGCCACATACCCTGCAAGTCTCTCTTATAAGACGATCACCAAGCTGTTGCGCTGGAAACTGGGCTATCATGGTGTGGTGATCACGGATGACCTTCAAATGGGTGCGATCAGTCAAAAGTATGGGTTAAAAAATACACTCAGACTGGCGATCAATGCAGGAGATGACATCTTACTGATAGGGAACCAGCTTGATCCTAAAAAAACGGTCACTACACAGACACTGGTCGAGACCATTAGCTCACTGGTTCAAAGCGGAGAGGTCACAGAGGAGCATATCAACAGAGCATATAAGAGAATTCAGGGATTAAAGAAGAGACTCTAG
- the ruvX gene encoding Holliday junction resolvase RuvX, which translates to MKLASIDVGLKRIGVAICLDGSIVIPQNAILRKNRNQAARDLKTFLEEWEIEKLIVGLPKDAESSEEMERRIKHFVSLLDLDIEVAYQDEQSSSIEAKELTMGQFRHKKDGKLDSIAAKIILERWLGK; encoded by the coding sequence ATGAAATTAGCCAGTATAGATGTAGGACTGAAACGTATAGGTGTGGCGATCTGCCTCGATGGGAGTATCGTCATACCTCAAAATGCCATTTTGCGAAAAAACCGTAATCAGGCAGCAAGGGACCTCAAGACATTTTTAGAAGAGTGGGAGATAGAAAAACTCATCGTAGGTCTGCCTAAAGATGCTGAAAGCTCTGAAGAGATGGAAAGACGTATCAAACATTTTGTGTCGCTGCTTGATCTAGATATAGAGGTCGCCTATCAGGATGAACAGAGTTCAAGTATTGAGGCCAAAGAACTGACCATGGGCCAGTTCAGACACAAAAAAGACGGGAAACTTGATTCCATTGCTGCAAAGATCATCTTGGAACGATGGCTTGGAAAGTAA
- a CDS encoding response regulator: protein MYLNKISMAIVGLSSMGYAQTDQGAGSETFWLWIALFALGIVGIAILFVTSYQTQKLKEFYKSMFEKQLEMERNQNLLLANMSENVHNIAKQTLEETQQLSKTSTHKDTVLGNPESRLLDVTHDLLDFLRLKSKQVEIVNEAFNINNVLNEVSGSICSQFLGSKAELIFDIHKNVPRHLVGDSLHLGQTLKSILEYLMGQADLDEVKLEVSMFDSFEEEVELQFHFSDKGKGIDPKTLENLFVPYYDVETGKYVGLGLFVANALVDMMKGKLIVESVEEKGSTFTLTLPFDIVNKSDQRRYRLPEKTLIEKKVFIVDSNYNSALAVKRMFTYFRHEVTVLSKKEFMKTMPNLTSYDIVILEESLFDIRLIEYLNTIKMDKELKVIALHSLLVSNQNKVLDEVIDAHLFKPLNQERVFELIVNMYDIKVPLEEEEQKDETKQAQTFRKDMIETKGITQNSFKAFSGKNILLVEDNLINQKVLLNLLHLSEMNISVANNGQEAVDMVKQSEIPFDLVLMDINMPIMDGFAATQTIRLDSQYDAMPIVAFTALVLESEIDKMFNCGINAFLSKPLNIGKLYTVFSTYLGDAESEKKDSEPKETLSYQGINIHEGISHANNSEALYREILKEFTTAYGTSDEIFTKLIKEHRYEQVKMLCVDMRGLTGAIGAEDMHDLINDILHQILYKKYELLANYDEKYKSGIQTLNRSIEQYITAA from the coding sequence ATGTATTTGAACAAAATAAGTATGGCCATTGTAGGCTTAAGCAGTATGGGGTATGCACAGACAGACCAAGGTGCAGGATCGGAAACTTTCTGGCTATGGATCGCTCTCTTCGCTTTGGGAATAGTGGGCATAGCTATATTATTTGTTACATCTTATCAAACACAGAAGTTGAAAGAGTTTTACAAGTCCATGTTCGAGAAACAGTTGGAGATGGAAAGAAATCAAAATCTCCTGCTTGCCAATATGAGTGAAAATGTTCATAATATTGCGAAGCAGACACTTGAAGAAACGCAGCAACTCTCCAAAACATCCACACATAAAGATACAGTTTTAGGAAACCCTGAAAGTAGACTTTTAGATGTGACACATGATCTTTTGGATTTTCTCAGGTTAAAATCAAAACAGGTTGAGATCGTCAATGAAGCGTTTAATATCAATAACGTATTGAATGAAGTGTCAGGATCTATATGCTCACAATTTTTGGGCAGCAAGGCCGAACTTATTTTTGATATACATAAAAATGTTCCACGACACTTGGTGGGAGACTCTTTGCATTTGGGACAAACACTCAAAAGTATACTTGAATACCTGATGGGACAAGCGGATCTGGATGAAGTCAAATTAGAAGTTTCTATGTTTGATTCATTTGAAGAAGAAGTGGAACTTCAGTTCCACTTCTCTGATAAAGGAAAAGGGATTGATCCTAAAACATTGGAAAATCTGTTTGTACCGTATTATGATGTTGAAACGGGTAAATACGTAGGTTTAGGGCTTTTTGTCGCCAATGCATTGGTGGATATGATGAAGGGAAAACTCATAGTAGAGAGCGTAGAGGAAAAAGGAAGTACCTTTACACTGACCCTGCCTTTTGACATAGTGAACAAATCGGATCAGAGAAGATACCGCCTGCCTGAGAAAACATTGATAGAGAAAAAGGTATTTATTGTTGACAGTAATTATAATTCAGCGCTGGCTGTCAAAAGAATGTTCACCTATTTCAGACATGAGGTGACGGTGCTTTCTAAAAAAGAATTCATGAAAACTATGCCTAACCTTACCTCTTATGATATCGTTATTTTGGAAGAAAGTCTCTTCGATATCAGATTGATAGAGTACCTCAATACTATCAAGATGGACAAAGAACTGAAAGTGATCGCGCTTCATTCACTGCTTGTGTCCAATCAAAATAAAGTTCTGGATGAGGTGATCGATGCACATCTCTTTAAACCACTCAATCAAGAGCGTGTGTTTGAACTGATCGTCAATATGTATGATATTAAAGTACCTCTTGAGGAAGAAGAACAGAAAGATGAAACGAAACAGGCACAAACCTTCAGAAAAGATATGATCGAGACAAAAGGTATCACGCAAAACTCTTTTAAAGCGTTTTCCGGAAAAAATATTCTGCTGGTAGAAGACAACCTCATTAACCAGAAAGTACTGCTTAACCTGCTGCATCTTTCCGAAATGAATATCAGTGTGGCAAACAACGGACAAGAAGCCGTTGATATGGTGAAGCAGAGTGAGATCCCATTTGATCTGGTACTTATGGATATCAATATGCCGATCATGGATGGTTTTGCAGCGACACAAACGATACGTCTTGACAGTCAGTATGATGCTATGCCTATCGTTGCCTTTACAGCATTGGTCCTTGAGAGTGAAATAGATAAGATGTTCAACTGCGGTATCAATGCGTTTTTATCAAAACCGCTCAATATAGGCAAGCTCTATACGGTATTCTCTACCTATCTTGGTGATGCGGAATCCGAGAAGAAAGACAGTGAGCCTAAAGAGACCCTTAGTTATCAGGGGATCAATATTCATGAGGGTATCAGCCATGCCAATAACAGTGAAGCGCTCTATCGAGAAATATTGAAAGAGTTTACGACCGCCTATGGTACCAGTGATGAGATCTTCACTAAATTGATAAAAGAACACCGATATGAACAGGTAAAGATGTTATGTGTAGATATGAGAGGATTGACAGGCGCTATCGGTGCAGAGGATATGCATGATTTGATCAATGATATCCTGCATCAGATCCTCTATAAGAAGTATGAACTCCTTGCCAATTATGATGAGAAGTATAAATCCGGGATACAAACATTGAATCGTTCTATCGAACAGTATATTACAGCAGCTTGA
- a CDS encoding NlpC/P60 family protein — MNFNGVIYPKRMKKIVSLSFTFTLLVLLTACKPDPHPKNPNYAIQKPMIKYAPSKQHLDKMVKELQGKPYVWAEEGPDQFDCSGFTYYLYGSMGIEIPRVAREQAKNGNEIKMNELVYGDLIFFDTDKDPKGNITHVGMYLGNGWFTHASTTEYEIVYSNLNTSPYYKKRLRICRRYFPDSKEKIAMDDTKPWKTKEALKDKVSPVTTLPKVTQKHVLGNFYVQLGSFSGRPQDALLQKITRAGYHYKLIAFSLQGKEIIKLLIGPYRQRSDAVALLDTIKKQIQKDAFIAEIR; from the coding sequence GTGAATTTCAATGGAGTCATCTATCCTAAACGTATGAAAAAGATCGTCTCTCTCTCCTTCACCTTTACACTCTTAGTGCTGCTTACTGCATGTAAACCTGATCCTCATCCTAAAAATCCCAATTATGCGATTCAAAAACCGATGATCAAATATGCACCCAGTAAACAGCACCTTGACAAAATGGTGAAAGAACTTCAGGGAAAGCCTTATGTGTGGGCAGAGGAAGGTCCCGATCAGTTTGACTGTTCCGGTTTTACCTACTATCTGTACGGCAGTATGGGTATAGAGATACCCCGAGTTGCCAGAGAACAGGCAAAAAACGGAAATGAGATCAAAATGAATGAACTGGTCTATGGTGACCTCATCTTCTTTGACACGGACAAAGATCCCAAAGGAAATATCACCCATGTAGGTATGTATCTGGGTAACGGCTGGTTTACCCATGCAAGCACCACTGAATATGAGATCGTCTATTCCAACCTCAATACTTCACCATATTATAAAAAAAGACTGCGTATCTGCCGAAGATATTTTCCTGATTCAAAAGAAAAGATCGCAATGGACGATACCAAACCATGGAAAACAAAAGAAGCGTTAAAAGACAAAGTTTCTCCCGTCACTACATTGCCTAAAGTCACACAGAAACATGTTTTAGGCAACTTTTATGTACAGTTAGGCTCCTTCTCCGGAAGACCACAGGATGCATTGCTTCAGAAAATTACTAGAGCAGGATACCACTATAAGCTTATCGCATTTTCTCTCCAGGGCAAAGAGATCATCAAACTTCTTATAGGACCCTACAGACAAAGATCCGATGCTGTGGCACTTTTAGATACTATCAAAAAACAGATCCAAAAAGATGCCTTCATTGCGGAGATCCGTTAA
- a CDS encoding C40 family peptidase: MKVKCEYILLFISTLFLLNGCAQKKPYSYPNYEIIKPEKTCTPNRNNIQDLLYSYLGKPYVWAEEGPYAFDCSGLTYNIYGSMGIEIPRVAREQAKMGKQVKFKNLYYGDLIFFGSPNKRSKTINHVGIYLGDGWFAHASSKDRRVTVSHFDKEPIYVKRMKVCKRYLSEDERAKYMNCDVPLEKMEITTSRYTTPWQPGMKLPKKAVPS, encoded by the coding sequence ATGAAAGTCAAATGTGAATATATTTTACTCTTTATTTCAACCCTGTTTCTTTTGAACGGGTGTGCGCAGAAGAAGCCCTACAGTTACCCCAATTATGAAATCATCAAACCTGAAAAAACCTGCACTCCCAACAGAAATAATATTCAGGATCTGCTCTATTCTTATCTTGGAAAACCTTATGTATGGGCAGAAGAAGGGCCTTATGCCTTTGATTGTTCAGGACTTACCTATAATATTTACGGATCTATGGGGATAGAGATCCCCCGTGTTGCAAGGGAACAGGCAAAGATGGGTAAACAGGTGAAGTTTAAGAACTTATATTACGGTGACCTCATCTTTTTCGGTTCTCCAAACAAAAGAAGCAAAACGATCAATCATGTAGGTATCTATCTAGGTGATGGGTGGTTCGCACATGCGAGCAGTAAGGATAGAAGGGTCACGGTCAGTCACTTTGACAAAGAACCCATCTATGTCAAACGTATGAAAGTATGTAAACGCTATTTGAGTGAAGATGAACGTGCAAAATATATGAATTGTGATGTCCCTTTGGAAAAAATGGAAATTACGACTTCACGCTATACCACACCGTGGCAGCCAGGCATGAAACTGCCTAAAAAAGCTGTACCGAGCTAA